The sequence below is a genomic window from Pleuronectes platessa chromosome 13, fPlePla1.1, whole genome shotgun sequence.
GCCAGGAAGGCCGTGGAGCTGGACCTGGTGCCCGGCAGGAGCCCGATCTCTGTGGCCGCGGCAGCTATTTACATGGCCTCCCAGGCCTCCGCAGAGAAGAAGACCCAGAAAGGTGATTGATGATCTACTGAGTTTAGACCAGAGGTGGAACAGACATATCTGTACAATTCttagataaaataaaagcttgGTCCCAGCCTGAAAATGGGAAGGGTCCAAATAAAGGGTGAACAGGTTCAGGAAAGACTGTAAAGTACATGTTATTGTTAATCTATGTATTTGTAAACAAGAAAGAAAGTTGTGGGAATTGGTAACTGTATGATGTTATAAGAAGATCCAGATCCTAAATGATGCTTCTCCACTTACTTATTGTTGGAAATGCATCAGAAGTCAGTAGATTTACTGCTGTTCAAACATTTCAGCTTTGTCTCTGAACCTTCCACAGAAATCGGAGATATCGCCGGGGTCGCAGACGTCACAATCAGACAGTCGTACCGACTCATCTACCCGCGAGCTGCTGAACTTTTCCCTACAGACTTCAAATTCGACACGCCCGTGGACAAGCTGCCCCAGCTGTGAAGACGCTGCCTGCACTGTTTTTttcatgctttaaaaaaaaaaaattcatatttgtgttgaatttgggcgatttctctttgtctcttcaaAAGACTTCAGGCCCTTTATCGAGGCGCTCTCACAGGAATAAGATGGACACATTCCAGTTCTGAAAGAAACTAGCTTGCAGACTGAACTTACAGTATTtcatttgtgtgtatatactgtactatgTATATATGTCCAAGTGGGAATGTGTAACTTGATCCTTGCAAATTTTAGGCTGGTTTCATACTGTATACATAAAAAAAGGTCCAATttctattttgtttgtttgaattgttctaagtaataaaaaaaaacattaaaaaggcTTTTCAGTAAAGCATGGTAATCCGCTCATGGTTTAAATAACGTTTAAACAATTTGTTTACATAAAATCCTTCACTTGAACGATTAGGTGTCATCGCAGGAAGGAAACCTCTGACATAAGACTGTAAAATGAAATACTCAACGTAAACACAGGATGTGTCGAGGGTTGCGACTAAAAATAAAAGCGAAGGAACTAttacaaatgtttaatttgtgcATTCATGATAGGCAACAGACTACGAAAATGCCTTTTTTTACACCAGGGTGAACTGTGACTCAGGTATCTGTGTGTACCATCCATAAGGTTCTGCTCTGGCGACAACATGCACAagcaaagaataaaaaaaaagggaaaaacttTGTACAATCTATTTTCATCATTAAGAAACGTAGATAATTAAAATTAGTGCTTTCAGCTTAATTgtgtacatacagtatgtatatataatatacccTGCCCTTCCCTGTAGTGTTTCATATCAACAGGTCTGCAACATTAGAGTCAATTCATATTCAACATGCTGGTTTCACTGTTCcagcttaaaaaaaatgtcacagaaACAGTCAGGCGAGCATTTAAATGGCATTTAGACCTAAATTAACTTTAATGTGCTCCGCCCCCGGCCAAAGAAATAATCTGTCAAAAGGTTCACTTTCAGTCGATCAAAGATTTTGTTTGCTGCTGTAAAAGGAACAGGAGGGATTTGGTCATGTAGCTGTAACGGTGAGACTCAAGTTGACTAATGAggtaatgagaaaaaaaatgatatgataTCCACAACTGACCTTTCAATACAATGAAATATAGGAGCCAGCTGAACCCGGTtctgacaattaaaaaaaaatctaatatcaAGTTTGGATTTGTATTCTTCAAAGATGCAGAGACATCATGAGCTACTTCCATCTTCAGAACTGAATTCAGCTGCAGAGCCACTAGAGGGCGTCAGAGACATTTAAATATTCTGCATTGTTTGTTCTTGACCAAAGGTTCAGAGTGTTTAACGTTTCCAATGTGAAGCTTCCAGATGAAACTCTGTGACGGTCACTTATTAACAGCTTAGGAAGCATGACTGCGGCTTTACATcagagaattattattattgtgtgggATCTTCTGAGCACACATGCAAAGTGAGAGAACCAGGTGTTAAAGTGGGTCATGAACAAGGGCCGGGCCCCGACACACGGAAATGAAGTGTTTACTTCGTTTTCAAGTCGAGGAGAGCAGTAGTAGTCAAGATGCTTGTTGCAGTTCAGCAATGATGCTTTGAGCACTTTTGAAAAATTCACTGAACACCAGTCTCACACACGATGGCGGCAGAAAAGTCAAACTTTACAGTGAGATAAAAATGTCCTAAAGCTACGGCGAGGGCTTTGCAAATAAAACAAGACATGACAATAAAATATACGACTGAATATAATCTGTACAgatcaaaacaaaatgaagacaGTGACACTGAATAACAGGATTGTGATTTGTTGTCTTCTTCTCAGAGTTCATATGAAAAACATTCTCAGTGGTCAGACAACGGACACAGCATCcctcctccttcactctccAGCAACAGAGtttcttttgttcttgtttctttaaaaaaagttctTCATGTGGATTAAAAAAGTAAGTGGGGGTCCTCAGGAGGCAACTTAATTTTCTTCTCAATGGCACAAGGTTTTTGCCCGAAGGCTCAAGGAGCCATGTCCGCTGCTCCTCCTCAACGTTTTGggccgggaggaggaggaagagttttaaaaacacatgagcTACAGTCACTGCTGTGTTGGTTGGTtcacagtgtgcgtgtgtggagagagaggagtcatGTGAAGCTAACACCAGTCAGCAATGTAATCAAAGTCAGAGAACATGTTCTGCTCCTCAGAGCGCAGCACTCGGGGTTCCCTGGGGGGGGTTAAGATCGGAGCCTCTGAGGTAAATTCATCGTCGAAGTTGCTGACGTCGCTGGAGCCCTGGATGGTCGGCACGAACGGAGGTTTCACCTTCTTTGCCAGCAGACCGTTCCAATCCATGTGCTGCCGAGAGACAGAGTGTCAAAAAAGTAGCAGCAACTGTTTAGTTCTGATCAGCATTAAGACTGGAAAGGGAGAAACATATAGCCTAGacctcttcaaaataaaatgtgaaactattcctaaaaacaactaaaaaggaaaaaaacaatgcagagcattcattttttttagctTCTTACCCTGAAGAATAGATGTTTCTTAACCTCCTCTGCGTCCTTCTCTCCTGCTCCCAGGCGTCGCTCTGGACTCCTCCTCAAAAGCTGAACAcaagaagaataaaacataatattaaaactgaTTAACTCCTGTGAAAACACACGTGTTGGTTATTTACAATGTGAATCTACCCACCCTCCTCATGATGGAGATGGCCTCAGTTGAAAGGAATCGTGGGTAACGGACTTCATCATTGACGATGCTGTCAaacacctcctcttcatcgtcgCCGGGGAAAGGCGACTACACGAGACGTGGCGAAATTAAAAAGATGAATCATCTTTATCTCAGAGGATTGTGTGGGTCAAAGGTCGAAGTAGCAGGACATTAATATTCAGTGTCTAATGAAGAGAAAGAACGGACTCACCTCTCCAACCAGCATCTCAAAGATGAGGACGCCCAGTCCCCACCAGTCCACAGCGCGGGTGTACGAGGTTTCAGTCAAAACCTCAGGGGCTAAAAACTCGGGGGTGCCACAGAAGGTGCTGGTGCGGTCCCTGAAACCCATTCCTGAAAGCAACACAGACGCAGTTTAACAACAACTAACAGATATGTTGACAGCACTTAGAATATGATTTAGAATTGTTAATCGTGTCTTTTAGTGATAATACTATACATTCGTAATAAAACACCATATTGTTCTCAATGTCTTTTTGATAGGTTTTACAATTGCATCTTTAACAGAGatacagataaatagataaaactgctaataaaataaaatatctggAGCCTCTGGattcaacaacaacagtctGAATCTTTTTAATTCTTCGTCTTCTCCACATTTACCTTCTTTGCAAAGTCCAAAGTCGGCGATCTTCACGTAGCCCTCTGTGTCCAGGAGCAGGTTGTCCAGCTTCAAATCCCTGCAAATTAACAGGAACCAGCATTATTTATGAGACGTGAATGCTtcgaatataaataaatagtgtATTAAAAATGATGCAAACTGTTACCTGTACACAATCTTGTGTTCATGTAAGAACTGTAATCCCAGAACAACGCAGGCTGCATAGAATCTGTTAAGGTACAGAACAAAATGTTATGACTTCTATTTGATATTACCCAAAGGAGAGGAACGAGGTACAAACACATAAAGTATGGGATGTCAGGCCTCTCAGGAGTGACATCCCAGACTTAGTGGAGAACAGAGGGAATCGAATCAAACTTGTATTACATGAGCTTTACTGAAAGATATTTTAAACTGGGGGAACCAAGCTAAGTGTGCAAGTTTAAACAGGAAATGCAAAAGGTATTTTGGCTCAGAATTCACATTTAAATGCttgtgacagtgtgtgaatgCAGGTCTAACTTCAGAtcagatataaaaagtaaaaactatATTACAGCCCATTAACCATGAAGGCACCCATGAGCCAATCAGATACATGATACATCATCAACAGAGACAATCATGAATCATTAACACTTCACTTTAGGATAATTTACAGTGAGAACTTGTCCACTAAGTATTTAGAGGTCTGGTAACTCACACAGCCCGGGGCTCAGCGAACACATCAGCGTGGATGTGCATCATCAGGTCGCCTCCCGCCGCGTACTCCATGACAAAACAGACATGTTCCTGTGTCTGGAAACACGCAAACAGGTTGACCAGGAACGGGTGGCGGACGCTGTTGACCGCCTCGAAAATCCTCTTCTCACACATGAGACTAGAAGAGATGAAAAGATGGCGTGAGAAGTCGCAGCAGCAGAGGTGGATGAAATGTGTAGCTTGAGAAAAGAATGTCTTTCGACCTCCTATTTAAGAGTTTGAGcatcaatttgaaatatttacCTGTCCACCTCATCACGAGCCACGATGTCTCCTTTCTTCAGAGCTTTGATGGCGAACATCTCACCGGTGCTTTTATACTCCGCTAACAACACCTGCAGAGACAAGACATTAACTTATTATGTTTAATCCTTACTTTGCTGTGTAAGAGCTTAAAGGATCGGCACATGAATACGATTGGCCACGGAAGGAAGATGATGAATCAACTATTCCGATACATTTCCAGAAAACATGATCCAGTTCAAACCTCTTAAAACATGAGGATTTGATGCTTTAATTTGTCATATATGAGTAAAAAAAGTCACCAAACatgtaaatgtgatttaattataaatatgGCCCTTTACGTCAGCTTTTATGAAGTTATTAATCACAGAAACAGAACAGATCAGTCAACATTAAACATGACCGTTCGCTGCAGCCCTCCGTTGATCATCAGATGAAATGTACCTTTCCAAAGTGACCACGTCCGAGGACCGCCACGCATTTAAAGTCTTGGAGGCTGAAGTGGAACTGCTCTTCTTCCCTGGAAGAAATAAGTGTTTGCATCAGTAAAAAAGAAGAATGAAGAATTCAGTGTAGACCCACCTGCATAAAGACGGTGTTTAGAATAAAAGATAACAGGCTGCAGCATACAACACAAGTCATATTTTTACTGCAgcatgaaaagtaaaaatacaaaacaataagtCACAGCCAGAGGGCAGCGTTTATCCTCATGCAACTATTTCAATGGTTACTTTTTTATATCTGCAAGGTCCACAGCATGACAATGAAACGGTACAGTAGAAAACCTAGAGGCAGGTTCCCGAAAAAGTGTGAGCATTAATGATCTTCTCTGTCAGACTATTGTTTTCTGATTCTTAGAGTCTGTAAATCATAAACAGACCAATACTGAATATAACATATTATGGAAATAGTTCCTTATTCCTGTTTCCAATTTAAAAGAACTTTCGTATGAAATCCCTTGAAGCCTTTACAAGTAACACAAACCCACCAGGCATTTGTCTCTCTCACCTTATCTCTGGGTCTTTCTGGAAGGCAGTGAGCTCCAGGTCCGGGTGCTGGATGTCCTGCTCCCCCCCTCCATCCAGATCCCCCTTCACCACCATACTGTTTCTCTTGTTCAAGAAGTCAAATGAGGCGAGCGCATCCTGCACAGAGGAAATTAAACAGGAGAACAGCAATACATGTGAGAGATATGGGGAAAATAGATAAGAGTGGATAAAATAGAGTAATTTAATTGGGTTTTTGGTCAACTAAAAATGTTGACAATTGAGCACTAAAACGTTGTTGCTTATGTAATATACTACACAAATAAGTTAATATTGTTATAATAAAAGATCTATACATCTATATGAGAGATGGAAGACTGTGTTCATCTGCAGGGACATAACTATTTTGAAGAAACAATATCACAACAATTTAAATTAACgtaataaaatgtaaagttaACTTAAAGTTTGTCCGAATAAATCTTGTCATTATTACTTTACTTCTTCAGTCATAGCCTGATTGATATTCTCAAACAATAGATATGTTAATGTGAACAATACCTGAATTGTTTAAATAAAAGCATGGCTTACACAACTTTTCATTATGAGACAGTGGCCAAACATTGTGATTTGTCTCCTTTTGCATAAACTGACTGTATTTGAGAATCTGTTCATTGATGATACAGAATCACTACTCAGGATTTTCTCCTCTTCCAGGGCTTAGTGTGGAGCGCTAGAGAAGATACCTCTACAGGAGTGAAGCTCTGTTTGAACAGAAAACGAGCTCAGCTGCTGCTTCGGTTGTCATTTTAGTCTGTGATTCCATCAGTTCTTCGCTGCCTTATCAACACTACAGGTTGTACCTGTACTTCCTCCTTGTCGGGCATCTTTTCCTGCACCAGCGGTTCTCTGATGTCATCGGGCACTGGGTAGTGTCTGGGTCCTGGTGTGGGGTCTTTGTCAAAGTCCAGTTTGGTCaccagtgggtcactgtgacaGGACAGAGGTACAGTTTAGTACAGACATCAATGCTACTGAGATTAGGGCACTTAATTACTTTTTGTCCTCTTCTGAAGGCCCTTCGAGTTTTACAATGAGTTAAAAACATCTTTGCACTGTCTAGATCTGTGTGCAGGTGTTTTGCATGTACCTGCAAGGTGTAGGTGAACCAGGCAGACTGCTCTGTCCAGTCTCAGCGGCCTGCGGGCTGAAGGAGTTTGTGCTGACAGTTGGTATGGCTCTTCTCACCAGGCGACCCCAAGTGGCAATGTTGATGTTCATCTGAGGGGCTCGCAGGAACGTTTTACCTGACAACGCCAAAGTGAAAGAGACAAACGGTGATGATGTTTCTCAGGAGCAGTGAAAAAAAGTAGAACAACCACTATAAAAGAGTGGTGTCtatgaataacacaacaaatctcttctttcttttagcTACCCAACAACTGATTAGTGGTTAAAGAAGGACAAATTTAACACTGAAGTTAGTAAATTTAATAACtatttttagacacaacacCCATCCCTGTTTGAACTAATCTTATCACTGAAGTCTGAGAATAATAATAGTGCATCTTGATAAAGTGTGATGTGCTGACAGTCATGTCTCACCTTGCTGCTTCGAGAAAATCTTCTTCTGTCTTTGTAACTTTGGTCGTCTCTCAATGACAGGGTTAAAAAATGTgacctaaacaaaacaaaatcatgaggagtcagaagctgcagcaatttgtgtgtgtgtttgtgtgtatatatatatatatatatatatatatatatatttctatacatCTATATATGATGTACTGTTAAGGAATTACAGTTTAATATTGCACATATAATGTGGATGAAGAAATGCATGGGACTGATAAGACTTTGGTGCAtcaataaaatgtcataaaGATAAGAGACCAACCTTGAACTAAAATGAACTAGAATGAATGCAGTTCCATTCAGGTGAGAAATGCAGCTAAAAAATGATCCAATTTCATTGGCCGTTTGAGATATGATTATGACACTTGCAGCAAAATGTTACAATGAAACACACAggatcaatgaaaatgttactTTTTATAGAGGACCAATTTTCCTGACTCTCGTCAAAATAGAAAAAGATAAGAGATATCAAAAGATCAATAAGGAGAAATACCAATAACAAGatatttcatgtttgtttttgattttacTCACTCACTGTATCAATGGTATCTGCCCACCAGAGGATGTATGGTGTTTTAATGACAAAAGGTGTATCCCTATATGGAACtacctagtgtgtgtgtgagtgtgtgtttacctcAGCAAACAGCATCCCTTGTGGCTCAAGGTACAGACACATCCCATGACGCTGATTGTCCAGGAAGTCTTCCAGCCGAAGGAACTTGACGGCACAGAGCGACCGCCAGTCACGCCAGTACACCGAGATCTCCAGCTCACGAGACTACACAACagagccacacaaacacagaacatcAAACAGATGTGAAAATTAGGTTCTGCTGCACAAACATAACACTAAGTCGACAGCACAGGTGTGGGTCAAGGGCAGATGTGcagatgtgtgcgtgtgggggTTTTACCCGGTCCAATTCCAATGTAAACTTCTGGTCCCAGGCCTGGTTGCTGACTGGCCTCCAGCTCGTCTGACCGACTACCGTGTTGTCCAGCTTCAACACTGCACTGATCTCATCtaacacaacagacacagtCTCTATTTGTTAAACACAAGTGTTAACAATGTGGGATTTTAGACTGTAATTGAGCTGATATAACAGATAAGGTTACTTTTCTAGCCAATCTTAAAGTTCACTGGTTACTTTTTATCAACGTTCATGGTTTTCAGATAGAGTATGACGTGCGGCCGACTTACTGGAGAGCTCCTCACTCTTTGTCAGGTTCCTTGAGCTCACGCCACGGTTTCGATTTGCTCGGCTGAT
It includes:
- the pkn2a gene encoding serine/threonine-protein kinase N2 isoform X1, which translates into the protein MATERRWSLFADSVAGQENMHGLDCSTDLEMELTETDEVMGDARGQLVAERLGLGHNLELSDTMVQQKLDEIKEQIRREIRKELKIKEGAENLRKVTTDKKSLAYVDNMLKKSNKKVEELHQELQELNAHIVVKDPEELLECPLTPDTPNSEARMCTSSSRLAALKRQNDIELKVKQGAENMIQMYSNGPSKDRKLLATAQQMLQDSKTKIEFIRMQILKASQTSELSFENNDMMEKPIISPLDLRVEELCHHARIESAVAEGAKNVMKLLGSGKVTEKKAHSEAQARFNESNQKLDLLRYSLEQRLNELPKNHPRSSSILEELSMLSSPALSPRSSLISTQNQYSTVTKPAALTGTLDVRLMGCQDLLENVPGRSKAASVPLPGWSPSETRSSFISRANRNRGVSSRNLTKSEELSNEISAVLKLDNTVVGQTSWRPVSNQAWDQKFTLELDRSRELEISVYWRDWRSLCAVKFLRLEDFLDNQRHGMCLYLEPQGMLFAEVTFFNPVIERRPKLQRQKKIFSKQQGKTFLRAPQMNINIATWGRLVRRAIPTVSTNSFSPQAAETGQSSLPGSPTPCSDPLVTKLDFDKDPTPGPRHYPVPDDIREPLVQEKMPDKEEVQDALASFDFLNKRNSMVVKGDLDGGGEQDIQHPDLELTAFQKDPEIREEEQFHFSLQDFKCVAVLGRGHFGKVLLAEYKSTGEMFAIKALKKGDIVARDEVDSLMCEKRIFEAVNSVRHPFLVNLFACFQTQEHVCFVMEYAAGGDLMMHIHADVFAEPRAVFYAACVVLGLQFLHEHKIVYRDLKLDNLLLDTEGYVKIADFGLCKEGMGFRDRTSTFCGTPEFLAPEVLTETSYTRAVDWWGLGVLIFEMLVGESPFPGDDEEEVFDSIVNDEVRYPRFLSTEAISIMRRLLRRSPERRLGAGEKDAEEVKKHLFFRHMDWNGLLAKKVKPPFVPTIQGSSDVSNFDDEFTSEAPILTPPREPRVLRSEEQNMFSDFDYIADWC
- the pkn2a gene encoding serine/threonine-protein kinase N2 isoform X3, which codes for MVQQKLDEIKEQIRREIRKELKIKEGAENLRKVTTDKKSLAYVDNMLKKSNKKVEELHQELQELNAHIVVKDPEELLECPLTPDTPNSEARMCTSSSRLAALKRQNDIELKVKQGAENMIQMYSNGPSKDRKLLATAQQMLQDSKTKIEFIRMQILKASQTSELSFENNDMMEKPIISPLDLRVEELCHHARIESAVAEGAKNVMKLLGSGKVTEKKAHSEAQARFNESNQKLDLLRYSLEQRLNELPKNHPRSSSILEELSMLSSPALSPRSSLISTQNQYSTVTKPAALTGTLDVRLMGCQDLLENVPGRSKAASVPLPGWSPSETRSSFISRANRNRGVSSRNLTKSEELSNEISAVLKLDNTVVGQTSWRPVSNQAWDQKFTLELDRSRELEISVYWRDWRSLCAVKFLRLEDFLDNQRHGMCLYLEPQGMLFAEVTFFNPVIERRPKLQRQKKIFSKQQGKTFLRAPQMNINIATWGRLVRRAIPTVSTNSFSPQAAETGQSSLPGSPTPCSDPLVTKLDFDKDPTPGPRHYPVPDDIREPLVQEKMPDKEEVQDALASFDFLNKRNSMVVKGDLDGGGEQDIQHPDLELTAFQKDPEIREEEQFHFSLQDFKCVAVLGRGHFGKVLLAEYKSTGEMFAIKALKKGDIVARDEVDSLMCEKRIFEAVNSVRHPFLVNLFACFQTQEHVCFVMEYAAGGDLMMHIHADVFAEPRAVFYAACVVLGLQFLHEHKIVYRDLKLDNLLLDTEGYVKIADFGLCKEGMGFRDRTSTFCGTPEFLAPEVLTETSYTRAVDWWGLGVLIFEMLVGESPFPGDDEEEVFDSIVNDEVRYPRFLSTEAISIMRRLLRRSPERRLGAGEKDAEEVKKHLFFRHMDWNGLLAKKVKPPFVPTIQGSSDVSNFDDEFTSEAPILTPPREPRVLRSEEQNMFSDFDYIADWC
- the pkn2a gene encoding serine/threonine-protein kinase N2 isoform X2, whose protein sequence is MAADSVQGDARGQLVAERLGLGHNLELSDTMVQQKLDEIKEQIRREIRKELKIKEGAENLRKVTTDKKSLAYVDNMLKKSNKKVEELHQELQELNAHIVVKDPEELLECPLTPDTPNSEARMCTSSSRLAALKRQNDIELKVKQGAENMIQMYSNGPSKDRKLLATAQQMLQDSKTKIEFIRMQILKASQTSELSFENNDMMEKPIISPLDLRVEELCHHARIESAVAEGAKNVMKLLGSGKVTEKKAHSEAQARFNESNQKLDLLRYSLEQRLNELPKNHPRSSSILEELSMLSSPALSPRSSLISTQNQYSTVTKPAALTGTLDVRLMGCQDLLENVPGRSKAASVPLPGWSPSETRSSFISRANRNRGVSSRNLTKSEELSNEISAVLKLDNTVVGQTSWRPVSNQAWDQKFTLELDRSRELEISVYWRDWRSLCAVKFLRLEDFLDNQRHGMCLYLEPQGMLFAEVTFFNPVIERRPKLQRQKKIFSKQQGKTFLRAPQMNINIATWGRLVRRAIPTVSTNSFSPQAAETGQSSLPGSPTPCSDPLVTKLDFDKDPTPGPRHYPVPDDIREPLVQEKMPDKEEVQDALASFDFLNKRNSMVVKGDLDGGGEQDIQHPDLELTAFQKDPEIREEEQFHFSLQDFKCVAVLGRGHFGKVLLAEYKSTGEMFAIKALKKGDIVARDEVDSLMCEKRIFEAVNSVRHPFLVNLFACFQTQEHVCFVMEYAAGGDLMMHIHADVFAEPRAVFYAACVVLGLQFLHEHKIVYRDLKLDNLLLDTEGYVKIADFGLCKEGMGFRDRTSTFCGTPEFLAPEVLTETSYTRAVDWWGLGVLIFEMLVGESPFPGDDEEEVFDSIVNDEVRYPRFLSTEAISIMRRLLRRSPERRLGAGEKDAEEVKKHLFFRHMDWNGLLAKKVKPPFVPTIQGSSDVSNFDDEFTSEAPILTPPREPRVLRSEEQNMFSDFDYIADWC